One segment of Pempheris klunzingeri isolate RE-2024b chromosome 20, fPemKlu1.hap1, whole genome shotgun sequence DNA contains the following:
- the LOC139220102 gene encoding LOW QUALITY PROTEIN: oocyte zinc finger protein XlCOF6-like (The sequence of the model RefSeq protein was modified relative to this genomic sequence to represent the inferred CDS: substituted 1 base at 1 genomic stop codon): protein MSKLQRLRALLKQRLDAEDEIFELFERTIADFEEELTRLKDNERRYKLLDAVFNPKVHLHSLVFPEDIQQLLVIKEEDPPQWSPNLEQKHPEPLHIKEEQDEVWTSQEGEQLNRLEEPDITRFPSTAVPVKSEDEEKPQSSQLHQSQTEDNREAEPPVSSSATQTKTEIGGEDCGGSEPARNQDPDGHSQLSTDEKASEIEIKNEDRQESLADSGPESENSDSDSGWMEARESESDVNSWEGSQTIHTEEKPFGCNVCGKRYTLQGTLRTHMRVHTGEKPYGCDVCGKHFTQQGTLTGHIRVHTGERLFGCDVCGKRFTLQGSLRKHMRVHTEEKQFGCDVCGKRFTLQGTLRTHMRIHTGEKPFGCDVCGKQFAERGTLRGHMRIHTGEKPLSCDVCGKTFQCRSNFRRHLKVHTREKPFDCGDCGKRFTRQEGLRGHMGIHTGEKLLGCGVCGKRFTQQGTLKNHMRLHTGXKLFSCRICCLNGFGMNCSIF, encoded by the exons ATGTCGAAGCTCCAAAGGCTGAGAGCTTTGCTGAAACAGCGACTGGATGCGGAAGATGAgatatttgagctgtttgaaagAACAATAGCAGATTTCGAGGAGGAACTGACTCGTTTAAAAGACAACGAGCGACGATACAAACTACTGGATGCGGTTTTCAACCCTAAAGTCCATTTACACAGTTTAG tgttcccTGAAGATatccagcagctgttggtgatTAAAGAAGAGGACCCCCCTCAGTGGAGCCCAAACCTGGAGCAGAAGCACCCAGAGCCCCTCCACATAAAAGAGGAACAGGATGAAGTCTGGACCAGTCAGGAGGGAGAACAGCTTAATAGACTGGAGGAGCCTGATATCACCAGGTTTCCATCCACTGCAGttcctgtgaagagtgaagatgaagagaaacctcagtcttcacagcttcatcaaagccaaactgaggacaacagagaggcagagcctccagttagcagctcagctacacagacaaaaacagaaattggtggagaggactgtggaggatcAGAACCAGCCAGGAACCAAGATCCAGATGGTCACTCACAGCTAAGTACTGATGAAAAGGCTTCAGAGATTGAAATCAAGAATGAAGACAGACAAGAATCTTTGGCAGATTCTGGTCCtgaaagtgaaaacagtgacagtgacagtggttgGATGGAGGCCAGGGAGTCTGAGTCAGATGTAAATAGTTGGGAAGGTTCACAGACAATTCACACAGAAGAGAAACCGTTTGGTTGTaatgtttgtgggaaaagatATACATTGCAGGGAACCCTAAGGACACACATGAgagtccacacaggagagaaaccatatggttgtgatgtttgtgggaaacacTTTACACAACAGGGAACCCTAACGGGACACATCAGAGTACACACAGGAGAAAGACtatttggttgtgatgtttgtgggaaaagatttaCATTGCAGGGAAGCTTAAGGAAACATATGAGAGTccacacagaagagaaacagtttggttgtgatgtttgtgggaaaagatttaCATTGCAGGGAACCCTAAGgacacacatgagaatccacacaggagagaaaccatttggttgtgatgtttgtgggaaacaatTTGCAGAGCGGGGAACCCTAAGGGgacacatgagaatccacacaggagagaaaccattaagttgtgatgtttgtgggaaaactTTTCAGTGCAGGAGTAATTTTAGGAGACATCTGAAAGTTCACACAAGAGAGAAACCATTTGATTGTGGGGACTGTGGGAAAAGATTTACACGACAGGAAGGCCTAAGGGGACACATGggaatccacacaggagagaaactgCTTGGTTGTGGTGTTTGTGGCAAAAGATTTACACAACAGGGAACCTTAAAGAACCACATGAGACTCCACACAGGATAGAAACTGTTCAGTTGCAGGATTTGTTGTTTAAATGGCTTTGGGATGAACtgcagcattttttaa
- the LOC139219385 gene encoding zinc finger protein 260-like → MSKLQRRRALLTRRRDVADEEIFGLFETTLAGFKEELSPVKENEHSHKLQDAVLNPKAQLHSPVFPANIQQLLVIKEEDPPQWSPNLEQKHPEPLHIKEEQDEVWTSQEGEQLNRLEEPDITRFPSTAVPVKSEDEEKPQSSQLHQSQTEDNREAEPPVSSSATQIKTESDGEDCGGSEPARNQDPDGHSQLSTDEKDSDSSETEDSDDDWQEPLSDCGPETEDSNNVWEDTRAHESDVNALKPKKAPVTDVGCNAGHTEGKRFGCDVCGKRFNGKTDFKRHVRVHTGQKPFGCDVCGKRFNRKINLMSHMRVHTGEKPFGCDVCGKEFNQKAHVKTHMGVHTGEKPFGCDVCGKRFNRKTNLKSHIKVHTGEKPFGCDVCGNRFNRRTDLKRHMRVHTGEKPFSCDACEKRFNRKTDLKRHMQVHTGEKPFSCDVCGKRFHQKTDLKRHMPVHTGEKPFSCDFCGRRFNQKTHLKMHMKVHTGEK, encoded by the exons ATGTCAAAGCTTCAGAGGCGGAGAGCTTTGCTGACACGACGCCGAGATGTGGCCGATGAGGAGATATTTGGGCTTTTTGAAACAACGTTAGCAGGTTTCAAGGAGGAACTAAGTCCTGTAAAGGAAAACGAGCATTCACACAAACTACAGGATGCTGTTCTCAACCCTAAAGCTCAGCTACACTCACCAG tgttcccTGCAAATatccagcagctgttggtgatTAAAGAAGAGGATCCCCCTCAGTGGAGCCCAAACCTGGAGCAGAAGCACCCAGAGCCCCTCCACATAAAAGAGGAACAGGATGAAGTCTGGACCAGTCAGGAGGGAGAACAGCTTAATAGGCTGGAGGAGCCTGATATCACCAGGTTTCCATCCACTGCAGttcctgtgaagagtgaagatgaagagaaacctcagtcttcacagcttcatcaaagccaaactgaggacaacagagaggcagagcctccagttagcagctcagctacacagataaaaacagaaagtgatggagaggactgtggaggatcAGAACCAGCCAGGAACCAAGATCCAGATGGTCACTCACAACTAAGTACTGATGAAAAGGATTCGGATTCTTCTGAGACTGAAGACAGTGATGATGATTGGCAAGAACCTTTGTCAGACTGTGGACCTGAAACTGAAGACAGTAACAATGTTTGGGAGGACACCAGAGCGCATGAGTCAGATGTAAATGCACTGAAGCCTAAAAAAGCCCCTGTTACTGATGTGGGATGTAATGCTGGCCACACAGAAGGGAAACGGTTTggctgtgatgtttgtgggaaaaggTTCAATGGGAAAACAGATTTTAAGAGACATGTGCGAGTCCACACAGGACAGAAACcttttggttgtgatgtttgcgGGAAAAGATTTAACCGGAAGATAAATCTTATGTCACACATGAGAGTCCACACGGGAGAAAAACCTTTTggatgtgatgtttgtgggaaagaATTTAATCAAAAGGCACATGTTAAGACACACATGGgagtccacacaggagagaaaccatttggcTGTGATGTCTGTGGGAAAAGATTTAATCGGAAGACAAATCTTAAGTCGCACATTAAAGTCCACACGGGAGAAAAACCATTTGGTTGTGATGTATGTGGGAACAGATTTAACCGAAGGACAGATCTTAAGAGACACATGCgagtccacacaggagagaaaccatttagttgtgatgCTTGTGAGAAAAGATTTAACCGGAAAACGGATCTTAAGAGACACATGCAAGTCCACACGGGTGAAaaaccatttagttgtgatgtttgtgggaaaaggTTTCACCAGAAGACGGATCTCAAGAGACACATGCcagtccacacaggagagaaaccttTTAGTTGTGATTTTTGTGGACGAAGATTTAACCAGAAGACACATCTTAAGATGCACATGAAAGTCCATACAGGAGAGAAATGA
- the LOC139219387 gene encoding gastrula zinc finger protein XlCGF57.1-like gives MANVLATERPVLCSSPTSLEKVFPAAVQQLLVIKEEDPPQWSPNLEQKHPEPLHIKEEQDEVWTSQEGEQLNRLEEPDITRFPSTAVPVKSEDEEKPQSSQLHQSQTEDNREAEPPVSSSATQIKTESGGEDCGGSEPARNQDPDGHSQLSTDEKASDSSETEDSDDDWQEPLSDCGPETKDSDSGWKETRVPESDVNALKHEAPVLHSKSSPQRLGTSKLGKRSSNCLVKKISFTVKQKEDLQIKVCTGEKPFGCDACGKRFTQHKNLRRHMGVHTGEKPFGCDVCGKRFNRKTDLKRHTRVHTGEKPFGCDFCGKQFNCKTTLRRHVRAHTGEKPFGCNVCGKRFYRKSDLNIHSRVHTAEKPFGCDFCGKQFNCKTNFRRHVRVHTGEKRFGCDVCGKRFIQQTHLKTHIRVHTEEKPFGCEICGKSFTRQEILKTHMKVHIW, from the exons ATGGCCAACGTCTTGGCGACCGAGCGGCCTGTCCTGTGCTCATCGCCCACCTCATTAGAAAAAG tgttcccTGCAGCtgtccagcagctgttggtgatTAAAGAAGAGGACCCCCCTCAGTGGAGCCCAAACCTGGAGCAGAAGCACCCAGAGCCCCTCCACATaaaagaggagcaggatgaagtCTGGACCAGTCAGGAGGGAGAACAGCTTAATAGGCTGGAGGAGCCTGATATCACCAGGTTTCCATCCACTGCAGttcctgtgaagagtgaagatgaagagaaacctcAGTCTTCGCAGCTTCATCAAAGCCAAACTGAggacaacagagaggcagagcctccagttagcagctcagctacacagataaaaacagaaagtggtggagaggactgtggaggatcAGAACCAGCCAGGAACCAAGATCCAGATGGTCACTCACAACTAAGTACTGATGAAAAGGCTTCAGACTCTTCTGAGACTGAAGACAGTGATGATGATTGGCAAGAACCTTTGTCAGACTGTGGACCTGAAACcaaagacagtgacagtggttgGAAGGAGACTAGGGTACCTGAATCAGATGTAAATGCTCTGAAACATGAAGCCCCTGTACTTCACAGCAAGAGTTCTCCTCAGAGACTTGGGACATCTAAATTAGGAAAAAGATCCTCCAACTGTTTGGTCAAAAAGATAAGTTTTACAGTGAAGCAAAAGGAAGATTTGCAGATTAAAGTTtgcacaggagagaaaccatttggttgTGATGCTTGTGGGAAAAGGTTTACACAACATAAAAATCTGAGACGACACATGGGAGTGCACACAGGAGAAAAACCGTTTGGTTGCGATGTATGTGGGAAAAGATTTAACCGAAAGACAGACCTTAAGAGGCATACGAGAGTCCACACAGGTGAGAAACCATTTGGTTGCGATTTTTGTGGGAAACAATTCAACTGTAAGACAACCCTTAGGAGACATGTGCGAgcccacacaggagagaaaccatttggttgTAACgtttgtgggaaaagattttACCGGAAATCAGATCTTAATATACACTCGAGAGTGCATACGGCAGAAAAACCATTTGGTTGTGATTTTTGTGGGAAGCAATTTAACTGCAAGACAAATTTTAGGAGACACGTGCGAGTCCACACGGGAGAGAAACGATTTGGCTGcgatgtttgtgggaaaagatttaTTCAGCAGACACATCTTAAGACACACATTAGAGTccacacagaagaaaaaccaTTTGGTTGCGAAATTTGTGGGAAAAGTTTTACACGACAGGAAATTCTGAAGACACACATGAAAGTTCATATATGGTAG
- the LOC139219381 gene encoding zinc finger protein OZF-like isoform X1, with protein sequence MSKLQRLRALLKQRLDAEDEIFELFERTIADFEEELTRLKENERRYKLLDAVFSPKVHLHSLVFPANVQQLLVIKEEDPPQWSPNLEQKHPEPLHIKEEQDEVWTSQEGEQLNRLEEPDITRFPSTAVPVKSEDEEKPQSSQLHQSQTEDNREAEPPVSSSATQIKTESGGEDCGGSEPARNQDPDAHSELNTDEKASDSSETEVSDDDWQEPLSDSGPETKDTDRAPESDVNALKHKEAPVSEVGCRADKISVRCFECGKQFYGKGSLQRHMTGHLGKVSSSCLVNKKHVTVKQNVDSQIRVHRGEKRFGCDVCEKQFNCKTDLERHMRVHTGEKPFGCDVCGKRFNWETNFKRHMQIHTGEKPFGCDVCGRQFNCKTDLERHSRVHTGEKPFGCDVCGKRFNQQTHLKIHMRVHTGEKPFGCDICGNRFNQQAHLKMHMKVHTRHKSFGCDVCGKRFNRETNLKRHMQVHTGEKPFTCDVCGNRFKQKAHLKIHIRVHTREKPFDCDICGNRFNRQTNLKRHMKVHTR encoded by the exons ATGTCGAAGCTCCAAAGGCTGAGAGCTTTGCTGAAACAGCGACTGGATGCGGAAGATGAgatatttgagctgtttgaaagAACAATAGCAGATTTCGAGGAGGAACTGACTCGTTTAAAAGAAAACGAGCGACGATACAAACTACTGGATGCGGTTTTCAGCCCTAAAGTCCATTTACACAGTTTAG tgttccctgcaaatgtccagcagctgttggtgatTAAAGAAGAGGATCCCCCTCAGTGGAGCCCAAACCTGGAGCAGAAGCACCCAGAGCCCCTCCACATAAAAGAGGAACAGGATGAAGTCTGGACCAGTCAGGAGGGAGAACAGCTTAATAGACTGGAGGAGCCTGATATCACCAGGTTTCCATCCACTGCAGttcctgtgaagagtgaagatgaagagaaacctcagtcttcacagcttcatcaaagccaaactgaggacaacagagaggcagagcctccagttagcagctcagctacacagataaaaacagaaagtggtggagaggactgtggaggatcAGAACCAGCCAGGAACCAAGATCCAGATGCTCACTCAGAACTAAATACTGATGAAAAGGCTTCAGACTCTTCTGAGACTGAAGTCAGCGATGATGATTGGCAAGAACCTTTGTCAGACTCTGGACCTGAAACCAAAGACACTGACAGAGCACCTGAGTCAGATGTAAATGCCCTGAAGCATAAGGAGGCCCCTGTAAGTGAAGTGGGGTGTCGTGCTGACAAAATATCTGTTAGGTGCTTTGAGTGTGGTAAACAATTTTATGGCAAGGGATCTCTCCAGAGGCACATGACAGGTCATTTAGGAAAAGTGTCCTCCAGCTGTTTAGTTAATAAGAAACATGTCACTGTGAAGCAAAACGTAGATTCACAGATTAGAGtccacagaggagagaaacgatttggttgtgatgtttgtgagAAGCAGTTTAATTGTAAAACAGATCTAGAGAGACACATGAGAGTCCACACAGGTGAGAAAccatttggttgtgatgtttgtgggaaaagatttaaCTGGGAGACAAATTTTAAAAGACATATGcaaatccacacaggagagaaaccatttggttgtgatgtttgtgggagaCAATTTAACTGTAAGACAGATCTTGAAAGACACAGTCGAGTCCACACAGGAGAAAAAccatttggttgtgatgtttgtgggaaaagatttaaCCAGCAGACACATCTTAAGATACACATGAgagtccacacaggagagaaaccttTTGGTTGTGATATTTGTGGGAACAGATTTAACCAACAGGCACATCTTAAGATGCATATGAAAGTCCACACTAGGCACAAATcatttggttgtgatgtttgtgggaagaGATTTAACCGGGAAACAAATCTTAAGAGACACATGCAggtccacacaggagagaaaccatttacaTGCGATGTTTGTGGAAACAGATTTAAGCAGAAGGCACATCTTAAGATACACATTCGAGTCCACACAAGAGAGAAACCATTTGATTGTGATATTTGTGGGAACAGATTTAACCGGCAGACAAATCTTAAGAGACATATGAAAGTTCACACTCGGTAG
- the LOC139220135 gene encoding zinc finger protein OZF-like has translation MEQKHPEPLHIKEDQDEVWTSQEGEQLNRLEEPDITRFPSTAVPVKSEDEEKPQCSEAEADPPVSSSATQIKTESDGEDRGGSEPARNQDPDGHSQPNTEEKASDSSETEVIDDDWQEPLSDSGPKTEDSESGWKETRAPESDVNGLKYKEVPVSDAGCNADKKSYRCSECSKQFQYKWSMQRHMMCHLMKSSSSCLVKKKCVGVKTEVDSQMRVHVGGKPFGCDVCGKTFNCNADLKRHMRVHTGEKPFGCYFCGIQYNFKTSLTRHMRVHTGEKPFGCEVCGKQFTCTTGLKRHRLVHTGEKPFGCDVCGKRFNLQRLFKTHMRVHTGEKPFVCGVCGKRFTHQTDLMKHTRVHTGEKPFGCGVCGKQFNCGTNMKRHMKVHTGEKPFGCDVCGKRFIQQTHLRRHTKVHTL, from the coding sequence ATGGAGCAGAAGCACCCAGAGCCCCTCCACATAAAAGAGGACCAGGATGAAGTCTGGACCAGTCAGGAGGGAGAACAGCTTAATAGGCTGGAGGAGCCTGATATCACCAGGTTTCCATCCACTGCAGttcctgtgaagagtgaagatgaagagaaacctcAGTGTTCGGAGGCAGAGGCAGATCCTCCAGTTAGCAGCTCAGCCACgcagataaagacagaaagtGATGGAGAGGACCGTGGAGGATCAGAACCAGCCAGGAACCAAGATCCAGATGGTCACTCACAGCCAAATACTGAAGAAAAGGCTTCAGACTCTTCTGAGACTGAAGTCATCGATGATGATTGGCAAGAACCTTTGTCAGACTCTGGACCTAAAACTGAAGACAGTGAAAGTGGTTGGAAGGAGACCAGAGCACCTGAATCAGATGTAAATGGTCTGAAATATAAGGAGGTCCCTGTAAGTGATGCGGGGTGTAATGCTGACAAAAAATCCTATAGGTGCTCTGAGTGTAGTAAACAATTTCAATATAAATGGTCTATGCAGAGACACATGATGTGTCATTTAATGAAATCATCTTCCAGCTGTTTGGTGAAGAAGAAATGCGTTGGAGTGAAGACAGAGGTAGATTCACAGATGAGAGTCCACGTTGGTGGGAAAccatttggttgtgatgtttgtggcaAAACATTTAACTGTAATGCAGATCTTAAGAGACACATGAGAGTCCACACAGGAGAAAAACCATTTGGTTGTTATTTTTGTGGGATTCAGTATAACTTTAAGACAAGTCTTACAAGACACATGCgagtccacacaggagagaaaccatttggcTGTGAGGTTTGTGGGAAACAATTTACTTGTACAACAGGACTTAAGAGACACAGGTtagtccacacaggagagaaaccatttggttgtgatgtttgtgggaaaagatttaaCTTACAGAGACTTTTTAAGACACACATGAGAGTCCATACAGGAGAAAAACcatttgtttgtggtgtttgtgggaaaagatttaCACACCAGACAGATCTTATGAAACACACAAGAGTACatacaggagagaaaccatttggttgTGGTGTCTGTGGGAAACAGTTTAACTGTGGTACAAATATGAAGAGACACATGAAAGTCCACACAGGAGAAAAAccatttggttgtgatgtttgtgggaaaagatttaTCCAGCAGACACATCTTAGAAGACACACGAAAGTCCACACATTATAG
- the LOC139219381 gene encoding zinc finger protein OZF-like isoform X2, which produces MSKLQRLRALLKQRLDAEDEIFELFERTIADFEEELTRLKENERRYKLLDAVFSPKVHLHSLVFPANVQQLLVIKEEDPPQWSPNLEQKHPEPLHIKEEQDEVWTSQEGEQLNRLEEPDITRFPSTAVPVKSEDEEKPQSSQLHQSQTEDNREAEPPVSSSATQIKTESGGKDCGGSEPARNQDPDGHSQLSTDEKASEIEVKNEDRQESLADSGPESEVSDSGWKEARESESDVNTLEGSQTVHTEEKQFGCDVCGKIFKYKQNLKAHMGLHTGGKQVGCDVCGQQFRRNETLRKHMRIHTGEKPFTCGVCGKRFTQEENLRGHMMNHTGEKQFSCAICGKRFTCKRYLMNHMRVHTEEKPFGCDVCGQRFRYKANMKEHMGLHTGEKQFACDVCGKRLKYERSLKKHMRDHSEEKLCGCSDFGKRLTQHETLKNHTIVHTEEKPFGCVFCGKTFKYKGNLKVHIGLHTGEKQFGCDVCGK; this is translated from the exons ATGTCGAAGCTCCAAAGGCTGAGAGCTTTGCTGAAACAGCGACTGGATGCGGAAGATGAgatatttgagctgtttgaaagAACAATAGCAGATTTCGAGGAGGAACTGACTCGTTTAAAAGAAAACGAGCGACGATACAAACTACTGGATGCGGTTTTCAGCCCTAAAGTCCATTTACACAGTTTAG tgttcccTGCAAATGTCCAGCAGTTGTTGGTGATTAAAGAAGAGGACCCCCCTCAGTGGAGCCCAAACCTGGAGCAGAAGCACCCAGAGCCCCTCCACATAAAAGAGGAACAGGATGAAGTCTGGACCAGTCAGGAGGGAGAACAGCTTAATAGACTGGAGGAGCCTGATATCACCAGGTTTCCATCCACTGCAGttcctgtgaagagtgaagatgaagagaaacctcagtcttcacagcttcatcaaagccaaactgaggacaacagagaggcagagcctccagttagcagctcagctacacagataaaaacagaaagtggtGGAAAGGACTGTGGAGGATCAGAACCAGCCAGGAACCAAGATCCAGATGGTCACTCACAACTAAGTACTGATGAAAAGGCTTCAGAGATTGAAGTCAAGAATGAAGACAGACAAGAATCTTTGGCAGATTCTGGACCTGAAAGTGAAGTCAGTGACAGTGGTTGGAAGGAGGCCAGGGAGTCTGAGTCAGATGTAAATACTTTGGAAGGTTCACAGACAGTtcacacagaagagaaacagtttggttgtgatgtttgtgggaaaatattcaaatataagCAAAATCTGAAGGCACATATGGGACTTCACACTGGAGGGAAACAggttggttgtgatgtttgtgggcAACAATTTAGAAGAAATGAAACCCTAAGGaaacacatgagaatccacactggagagaaaccatttacttgtggtgtttgtgggaaaagatttaCACAGGAGGAAAACCTAAGGGGACACATGATGaaccacacaggagagaaacaatTTAGTTGCGCTATTTGTGGGAAAAGATTCACATGCAAGAGATATCTGATGAATCATATGAGAGTTCACACAGAagagaaaccatttggttgtgatgtttgtgggcAACGATTTAGATATAAGGCAAATATGAAGGAACATATGGGtcttcacactggagagaaacagtttgcttgtgatgtttgtgggaaaagattaaaatatgAGAGAAGTCTGAAGAAACATATGAGAGATCACTCAGAAGAGAAACTATGTGGTTGCAGTGATTTTGGGAAAAGACTTACACAACATGAAACCTTAAAGAACCACACGATAGTCCACACAGAagagaaaccatttggttgtgtattttgtgggaaaacattcaaatataaGGGAAATCTGAAGGTACATATAGGacttcacactggagagaaacagtttggttgtgatgtttgtgggaaatgA
- the LOC139220136 gene encoding gastrula zinc finger protein XlCGF57.1-like: MVSVFPEDIQQLLVIKEEDPPQWSPNLEQKHPEPLHIKEEQDEVWTSQEGEQLNRLEEPDITRFPSTAVPVKSEDEEKPQFSQLHQSQTEDNREAEPPVSSSATQIKTESGGEDCGGSEPARNQDPDGHSQLSTDEKASEIEVKNEDRQESLADSGPESKDSDSGWKEARESESDVNSWEGSRTIHTEEKPFGCNVCGKRFTRQDTLRRHMRIHTGEKPFSCGVCGKRFTQQGKLRTHMRVHTGEKPFSCDVCGRRFAVHGNLRRHMSIHTGEKPFSCDVCGKRFTQQGKLRTHMRIHKGEKQFDCDVCGKILKYKHNMQRHMRLHLEDKLFGESEGEDCGGSEPARNQDPEINSQSSETEDSEDEWQEPLSDSDPETKDSDTGWKETMAPESVVNAEVDSQIGTNAAQKPSGCGVCGIRFTQEKNLCRHTRLHAREKSYCCRVCMKRFTRNTHLKNHMAVHTGEGQFFCDACGKPFNCKRDFERHVAGHTGAKPFGCGVRLRALPGREGDVKSQM; the protein is encoded by the exons ATGGTGTCAG tgttcccTGAAGATATCCAGCAGTTGTTGGTGATTAAAGAAGAGGATCCCCCTCAGTGGAGCCCAAACCTGGAGCAGAAGCACCCAGAGCCCCTCCACATAAAAGAGGAACAGGATGAAGTCTGGACCAGTCAGGAGGGAGAACAGCTTAATAGACTGGAGGAGCCTGATATCACCAGGTTTCCATCCACTGCAGttcctgtgaagagtgaagatgaagagaaacctcagttttcacagcttcatcaaagccaaactgaggacaacagagaggcagagcctccagttagcagctcagctacacagataaaaacagaaagtggtggagaggactgtggaggatcAGAACCAGCCAGGAACCAAGATCCAGATGGTCACTCACAACTAAGTACTGATGAAAAGGCTTCAGAGATTGAAGTCAAGAATGAAGACAGACAAGAATCTTTGGCAGATTCTGGTCCTGAAAGtaaagacagtgacagtggttgGAAGGAGGCCAGGGAGTCTGAGTCAGATGTAAATAGTTGGGAAGGTTCACGGACAATTCACACAGAAGAGAAACCGTTTGGTTGTaatgtttgtgggaaacgattTACAAGACAAGACACCCTAAGGagacacatgagaatccacacaggagagaaaccatttagttgtgGAGTTTGTGGGAAACGATTTACACAGCAGGGAAAACTAAGGACACACATGAGAGTCCACACcggagagaaaccatttagttgtgatgtttgtgggagaCGATTTGCAGTGCATGGAAACCTAAGGAGACACATGAgtatccacacaggagagaaaccatttagttgtgatgtttgtgggaaacgattTACACAGCAGGGAAAACTAAGgacacacatgagaatccacaaaggagagaaacagtttgattgtgatgtttgtgggaaaatattaaaatataagcACAATATGCAGAGACATATGAGACTTCACCTAGAAGATAAATTGTTTGGTGAAAGTGAaggagaggactgtggaggatcAGAACCAGCCAGGAACCAAGATCCAGAGATTAATTCACAGTCTTCTGAGACTGAAGACAGTGAGGATGAGTGGCAAGAACCTTTGTCAGACTCTGACCCTGAAACCAAAGACAGTGACACTGGTTGGAAGGAGACTATGGCACCTGAGTCAGTTGTAAATGCTGAGGTAGATTCACAAATAGGAACCAATGCAGCACAGAAACCATctggctgtggtgtgtgtgggataAGATTTACACAAGAGAAAAatctgtgcagacacacaagaCTTCACGCAAGAGAGAAATCATATTGTTGTCGTGTTTGTATGAAAAGATTTACCCGGAACACACATCTTAAGAATCACATGGCAGTCCACACAGGAGAGGGACAGTTTTTTTGCGATGCTTGTGGGAAGCCATTTAATTGTAAGAGGGATTTTGAAAGACACGTGGCAGGCCACACTGGAGCGAAACCATTTGGTTGTGGTGTTC GTCTGAGAGCTCTGCCAGGTAGGGAGGGAGATGTAAAGAGTCAGATGTGA